A genomic window from Pyricularia oryzae 70-15 chromosome 7, whole genome shotgun sequence includes:
- a CDS encoding pirin domain-containing protein, which yields MKRLITLVVSLLIAFISILIYNTPAAQNTLVNLVSPDQISFYKTTISSMLNVTRSAMSKSASSAPAVALRHAKITPHKSSSRGHADHGWLNTYHSFSFANWYDPRYTHFGSLRVLNEDRVKPNSGFPTHPHSNFEIFSYILSGELTHRDSMLRKGQEGNAGADKFYRMHRGDVQFTTGGTGISHSEFNEHNSDTVHFLQIWALPWKKGLSPRYHTRHFDDEDKRKGFVTILSPLKAGPEATAAEEKEAAPAVEGTIPIHADFAMGAGLIAPEQTFTWKVGSQGTQATKRKVYVHVPMTKGGKAKVRLDGRDDAVLEEGDGAFVDGVNAGDKLNFESIGTTEAEVVVLDTE from the coding sequence ATGAAGCGTCTCATCACCCTGGTTGTATCGTTGTTGATCGCTTTCATCTCCATCCTCATCTACAATACTCCTGCTGCACAGAACACACTGGTCAACCTGGTATCCCCGGACCAAATCAGCTTCTACAAGACTACAATATCGTCTATGCTCAACGTTACAAGATCAGCCATGTCCAAGTCCGCATCCAGTGCCCCTGCGGTCGCTCTCCGTCATGCCAAAATCACGCCTCACAAGTCGTCCTCCCGTGGCCATGCGGATCATGGCTGGCTCAACACGTACCACTCCTTCTCGTTCGCGAACTGGTACGATCCGCGATACACGCACTTTGGGTCCCTTCGTGTTCTGAACGAGGATCGCGTCAAGCCAAACTCAGGCTTTCCCACCCATCCCCATTCCAACTTTGAGATCTTCAGCTATATCCTCTCGGGCGAGCTCACCCACCGCGACAGCATGCTGCGCAAGGGCCAGGAGGGCAACGCGGGTGCCGACAAGTTCTACAGGATGCACCGGGGCGACGTCCAGTTCACGACGGGCGGCACCGGCATATCGCACTCCGAGTTCAACGAGCACAACTCGGATACCGTCCACTTCCTGCAGATCTGGGCGCTGCCGTGGAAGAAGGGCCTCTCGCCCCGCTACCACACGAGACActttgacgacgaggacaagCGCAAGGGGTTCGTCACCATCCTCAGCCCGCTCAAAGCCGGCCCGGAAGCAACGGCTGCCGAAGAGAAGGAGGCCGCGCCGGCAGTCGAGGGGACGATACCGATCCACGCCGACTTTGCCATGGGGGCGGGCCTCATCGCACCCGAGCAGACCTTCACGTGGAAGGTTGGCTCGCAGGGCACACAGGCCACCAAGCGCAAGGTGTACGTCCACGTGCCCATGACCAAGGGCGGCAAGGCCAAGGTCCGCCTGGATGGAAGGGATGACGCGGTTCTGGAGGAGGGCGACGGAGCCTTTGTCGACGGGGTCAACGCTGGCGATAAGCTCAATTTTGAGAGCATCGGCACTaccgaggccgaggtcgTCGTCTTGGATACGGAGTAG
- a CDS encoding nuclease PA3: MQLSHLTLAPLILSGLPGALAWGSLGHITVAYLASRFVAPQTETYLQRLLRNDTDAYLAGVATWADSIRYTKWGHFTGVFHFIDAKDDPPRSCSVDMDRDCKDQGCVVTALQNYTSRMMDLDRLREWERAQAAKFVVHFVGDMHQPLHDEDVARGGNGIHVLWHGREYNLHSVWDSAIAEQLRGGVRRGRGMYDAAKVWADELEREVKAGRFRAESEAWLDGVDLADPVGTALIWARQGNAFVCSHVLPEGPEAIKGQELSGKYYEEAAPVIESQVARAGFRLARWLDLIVQNIHDSSSVSSITDL, from the exons ATGCAGCTCTCCCACCTCACCCTCGCGCCATTAATCCTCTCCGGCCTCCCTGGGGCTCTGGCCTGGGGAAGCCTGGGGCACATCACGGTCGCGTACCTCGCGTCGCGGTTCGTGGCGCCGCAGACGGAGACTTACCTGCAGAGGCTGCTCCGCAACGACACGGACGCATACCTCGCCGGCGTGGCCACGTGGGCCGACAGCATCCGGTACACGAAATGGGGCCACTTCACGGGCGTCTTCCACTTCATCGACGCCAAGGACGACCCGCCGCGGTCGTGCAGCGTCGACATGGACCGCGACTGCAAGGACCAGGGCTGCGTCGTGACGGCGCTGCAAAACTACACGTCGCGCATGATGGACCTCGACCGCCTGCGCGAGTGGGAGCGCGCCCAGGCCGCAAAGTTCGTCGTGCACTTTGTCGGCGACATGCACCAGCCCCTGCACGACGAGGACGTCGCCCGCGGCGGCAACGGCATCCACGTCCTGTGGCACGGCCGCGAGTACAACCTGCACTCGGTCTGGGACAGCGCCATCGCCGAGCAGCTGCGCGGTGGCGTCCGTCGCGGCCGTGGCATGTACGATGCTGCCAAGGTTTGGGCCGACGAGCTGGAGCGGGAGGTCAAGGCCGGTAGGTTCCGGGCCGAGAGCGAGGCTTGGCTCGACGGTGTCGATTTAGCCGATCCCGTCGGTACCGCTCTCATCTGGGCCAGACAGGGGaatgcttttgtttgcagcCATG TCCTTCCGGAAGGCCCCGAAGCCATCAAGGGCCAAGAACTCAGCGGCAAATACTACGAGGAGGCTGCACCCGTCATTGAGAGTCAAGTAGCTCGGGCCGGCTTCCGTTTGGCCCGCTGGCTAGACCTCATCGTCCAGAACATACACGACTCGTCGTCGGTTTCTTCGATTACCGACCTTTGA